The following coding sequences lie in one Trichoderma breve strain T069 chromosome 1, whole genome shotgun sequence genomic window:
- a CDS encoding formyl transferase domain-containing protein, giving the protein MVLPPRRTGRGFKDISEVPCKSVAEHLGLRIHQRETFRGWKTPEGTNLIVVVSFGLFVPPRVLNSTKYGGLNVHPSLLPHLRGPAPIHHAMMRGDKYTGVSLQTLDPRVFDHGTVLAQTPPPGLPIPASATLQSLTEALAKVGAEMLVQGLRDGLHVPPYTDAGWMAEQLKDEELVHAPKVGKGESQISWPDWTPSHFERFVNTFNTVWTQVRNNKGKFKRVLFLDAESVSEHEVTGRDEEVLFRFETGNEGKDIQRAVRIDDERDAFYVQTTHGGWVRVRSVKVDGKTTQTARIGMREFLKKMK; this is encoded by the exons ATGGTTTTGCCTCCGAGGCGAACTGGGAGAGGATTTAAAGACATCAGTGAGG TGCCATGTAAATCTGTTGCGGAACATTTAGGGTTAAGGATACATCAACGAGAGACATTTAGAGGCTGGAAG ACGCCGGAAGGGACCAACTTAATTGTCGTTGTTTCATTTGGATTGTTTGTTCCACCGCGGGTATTGAATTCGACAAAATATGGAGGATTGAACGTGCATCCATCACTATTACCACA TCTACGTGGCCCAGCTCCAATTCATCACGCCATGATGCGTGGCGATAAGTACACTGGTGTATCACTTCAGACGTTGGACCCAAGGGTCTTTGACCATGGCACCGTTCTCGCTCAGACACCACCCCCTGGCTTACCGATACCAGCCAGTGCTACGCTCCAGAGTCTTACAGAAGCCCTTGCCAAGGTAGGCGCAGAGATGCTCGTCCAGGGACTACGAGACGGACTGCATGTGCCACCATATACGGACGCAGGGTGGATGGCCGAGCAGCTCAAAGACGAGGAACTAGTTCACGCACCGAAAGTGGGCAAAGGCGAATCACAGATTAGTTGGCCTGACTGGACCCCATCCCATTTTGAGCGTTTTGTCAACACCTTCAATACGGTGTGGACACAGGTAAGAAACAACAAAGGCAAATTTAAGCGAGTGCTTTTCCTGGATGCGGAGAGTGTTTCTGAGCATGAAGTGACGggaagagatgaggaagTACTATTTCGGTTTGAAACAGGGAACGAAGGAAAGGATATTCAGAGGGCCGTCAGAATCGATGATGAACGTGATGCATTTTACGTACAGACGACACATGGGGGCTGGGTGCGTGTGAGGAGTGTCAAGGTTGATGGGAAGACGACGCAGACAGCGAGGATTGGGATGAGGGAATTCctcaagaagatgaaatga